From Streptomyces sp. Edi4, one genomic window encodes:
- the thrB gene encoding homoserine kinase, which translates to MAGPAFRAAAVRVRVPATSANLGPGFDSLGLSLGLYDDVVVRVADSGLGIDIAGEGAQSLPRDESHLLVRSLRTAFDLLGGQPRGLEVVCANRIPHGRGLGSSSAAICAGIVAARAVTIGGDARLDDVALLELATEIEGHPDNVAACLLGGFTLSWMDGGAARAIRMDPADSIVPVVFVPGKAVLTQTARGLLPRSVPHVDAAANAGRAALLVEAMTRRPELLLAGTEDRLHQEYRAPAMPESVALVNRLRADGVPAVISGAGPTVLALVEDGAADKVARLAGEGWAANRLSLDAAGASVLPLGS; encoded by the coding sequence ATGGCCGGTCCCGCGTTCCGCGCCGCCGCCGTACGGGTGCGCGTCCCCGCCACCAGTGCCAACCTCGGCCCGGGCTTCGACTCCCTCGGCCTGTCACTGGGGCTCTACGACGACGTGGTCGTCCGCGTCGCCGACTCCGGCCTCGGCATCGACATCGCGGGTGAGGGCGCCCAGAGCCTGCCCCGCGACGAGAGCCATCTGCTCGTACGGTCCCTGCGCACCGCCTTCGACCTGCTCGGCGGCCAGCCGCGCGGCCTCGAGGTCGTCTGCGCCAACCGCATCCCGCACGGGCGCGGCCTCGGGTCCTCCTCCGCCGCCATCTGCGCCGGCATCGTCGCCGCGCGCGCCGTGACCATAGGCGGCGACGCCCGGCTCGACGACGTGGCCCTGCTGGAACTCGCGACCGAGATCGAGGGCCACCCCGACAACGTCGCCGCCTGTCTGCTCGGGGGTTTCACGCTCTCCTGGATGGACGGCGGCGCGGCCCGCGCGATCAGGATGGATCCCGCGGACTCCATCGTTCCGGTGGTCTTCGTGCCGGGCAAGGCGGTCCTGACCCAGACCGCGCGCGGGCTGCTCCCGCGCTCCGTTCCGCACGTCGACGCGGCGGCCAACGCGGGACGCGCGGCCCTGCTCGTGGAGGCCATGACCCGGCGCCCCGAGCTGCTGCTCGCCGGCACCGAGGACCGGCTCCACCAGGAGTACCGCGCACCGGCCATGCCGGAGAGCGTGGCACTGGTCAACCGGCTGCGCGCGGACGGTGTCCCCGCGGTCATCTCCGGCGCGGGCCCCACGGTGCTCGCGCTGGTCGAGGACGGTGCGGCCGACAAGGTCGCACGCCTTGCGGGGGAGGGGTGGGCCGCCAACCGGCTCAGTCTCGACGCCGCGGGCGCGAGCGTCCTGCCGCTCGGCTCCTAG
- the rho gene encoding transcription termination factor Rho gives MSDTTDLMGVSADSSVDNAAPAAGAASGTTARRRRSGTGLDGMVLAELQQVASGLGIRGTARMRKSQLIEVIKEAQAGGASASAKSAPAADGAETKPKRRATSKARTGDDAAAPAADKQAAQQQIDIPGQPSAKASDQSGAGDEQPAGERRRRRATAPSGSPESTSAAVETVTKTEAKAEVKTENQPETKAAEAVDTAEGRRGRDRGERGDRGERRDRQRGERGDRAERGDRGERGERQRGDRGKGDDQQGGQRQRQGGQQGQQSQQQNNGPQDDFDDDGSRRGRRGRYRDRRGRRGGREEFGAEPQVADDDVLIPVAGILDILDNYAFIRTSGYLPGPNDVYVSLAQVRKNGLRKGDHVTGAVRQPKDGERREKFNALVRLDSSNGMAADSGRGRPEFNKLTPLYPQDRLRLETDPGILTTRIIDLVSPIGKGQRGLIVAPPKTGKTMIMQAVANAITHNNPECHLMVVLVDERPEEVTDMQRSVKGEVISSTFDRPAEDHTTVAELAIERAKRLVELGHDVVVLLDSITRLGRAYNLAAPASGRILSGGVDSTALYPPKRFFGAARNIEDGGSLTILATALVETGSRMDEVIFEEFKGTGNMELKLDRKLADKRIFPAVDVDASGTRKEEILLGSDELAVVWKLRRVLHALDQQQAIELLLDKMKQTKSNAEFLLQIQKTTPGPGNGND, from the coding sequence GTGAGCGACACCACCGATCTGATGGGCGTGAGTGCCGACAGTTCTGTCGACAACGCCGCGCCCGCCGCAGGTGCTGCCTCTGGCACCACCGCACGGCGCCGCCGCTCCGGCACCGGCCTCGACGGCATGGTCCTGGCCGAGCTGCAGCAGGTCGCGTCCGGCCTCGGCATCAGGGGCACCGCGCGCATGCGCAAGAGCCAGCTGATCGAGGTCATCAAGGAGGCGCAGGCCGGGGGCGCATCGGCGTCGGCCAAGAGCGCCCCGGCCGCCGACGGCGCCGAGACCAAGCCGAAGCGCCGCGCCACCTCCAAGGCGCGCACCGGCGACGACGCCGCCGCTCCCGCCGCCGACAAGCAGGCCGCGCAGCAGCAGATCGACATCCCGGGCCAGCCGTCCGCCAAGGCGTCCGACCAGTCCGGCGCGGGCGACGAGCAGCCCGCGGGCGAGCGGCGCCGCCGTCGGGCCACCGCGCCTTCCGGCAGCCCCGAGTCCACCTCGGCCGCCGTCGAGACCGTCACCAAGACGGAGGCCAAGGCCGAGGTGAAGACCGAGAACCAGCCCGAGACCAAGGCCGCCGAGGCCGTCGACACCGCCGAGGGCCGCCGTGGCCGCGACCGCGGTGAGCGCGGCGACCGTGGCGAGCGCAGGGACCGCCAGCGCGGTGAGCGTGGCGACCGGGCCGAGCGGGGCGACCGCGGTGAGCGCGGGGAGCGTCAGCGCGGCGACCGCGGCAAGGGCGACGACCAGCAGGGCGGCCAGCGCCAGCGCCAGGGCGGCCAGCAGGGTCAGCAGAGCCAGCAGCAGAACAACGGCCCGCAGGACGACTTCGACGACGACGGCAGCCGCCGTGGCCGGCGTGGACGCTACCGCGACCGCCGCGGCCGTCGCGGGGGCCGTGAGGAGTTCGGCGCCGAGCCGCAGGTCGCCGACGACGACGTCCTGATCCCCGTCGCGGGCATCCTGGACATCCTCGACAACTACGCGTTCATCCGGACCTCCGGCTACCTGCCGGGCCCCAACGACGTGTACGTCTCGCTCGCCCAGGTCCGCAAGAACGGTCTGCGCAAGGGTGACCACGTCACCGGCGCGGTGCGTCAGCCCAAGGACGGCGAGCGCCGCGAGAAGTTCAACGCCCTGGTGCGTCTGGACTCCTCCAACGGCATGGCCGCCGACTCGGGCCGCGGCCGCCCCGAGTTCAACAAGCTGACCCCGCTCTACCCCCAGGACCGGCTCCGTCTGGAGACCGACCCGGGCATCCTGACCACGCGGATCATCGACCTCGTGTCGCCGATCGGCAAGGGCCAGCGAGGCCTGATCGTGGCTCCGCCGAAGACCGGCAAGACCATGATCATGCAGGCGGTCGCCAACGCGATCACCCACAACAACCCCGAGTGCCACCTGATGGTCGTCCTGGTCGACGAGCGTCCGGAGGAAGTCACCGACATGCAGCGGTCGGTGAAGGGCGAGGTCATCTCCTCGACCTTCGACCGTCCCGCCGAGGACCACACCACCGTCGCCGAGCTGGCCATCGAGCGCGCCAAGCGTCTCGTCGAGCTCGGCCACGACGTGGTCGTCCTTCTCGACTCGATCACCCGTCTGGGCCGTGCGTACAACCTGGCGGCCCCGGCCTCCGGCCGCATCCTGTCCGGTGGTGTCGACTCGACCGCGCTCTACCCGCCGAAGCGCTTCTTCGGTGCCGCGCGCAACATTGAGGACGGCGGCTCGCTGACCATCCTCGCCACCGCGCTCGTGGAGACCGGCTCGCGCATGGACGAGGTGATCTTCGAGGAGTTCAAGGGCACCGGCAACATGGAGCTCAAGCTCGACCGCAAGCTCGCCGACAAGCGCATCTTCCCGGCGGTGGACGTGGACGCGTCCGGCACCCGCAAGGAAGAGATCCTGCTCGGCAGCGACGAGCTCGCGGTCGTCTGGAAGCTGCGCCGGGTGCTGCACGCCCTCGACCAGCAGCAGGCCATCGAGCTGCTCCTGGACAAGATGAAGCAGACGAAGTCGAACGCCGAGTTCCTGCTCCAGATCCAGAAGACCACTCCGGGTCCGGGCAACGGCAACGACTAG
- a CDS encoding LCP family protein has product MAEQGARNSRIRGAGKRRKQPSGRRRAVRIAAWSAAGVVLVGGTGLGYVYFKLNGNLKGVDINAQLGTDRPQNVDNGSEDILVLGSDSRAGANKEYGTDDGGARSDTAMIVHVYQGHKSASVVSIPRDTLVTRPSCTTDDGKSDPGGKRQMFNTAYEVGGPVCAVKTVEQMSGIRMDHYVEVDFTGFKKLIDQLGGVPVTTNKPIKDDKSHLDLPAGKHTLNGEQALGLVRTRHGVVGDGSDLGRIQLQQAFIKALISQVKSVGVFGNPARLYGLADAATKAITTDTDLSSVNSLIGFASGLKGLDASNVKMITLPVQYDKRDPNRVSPLEEQSRQVWDALAKDQPIPASATADSAGDKGTAGGYVAGQ; this is encoded by the coding sequence ATGGCCGAGCAGGGCGCACGCAACAGTCGAATACGCGGGGCGGGAAAGCGCCGCAAGCAGCCCAGCGGGCGCCGCCGCGCCGTGCGGATCGCCGCGTGGAGCGCGGCAGGGGTCGTACTCGTCGGCGGGACCGGCCTCGGCTACGTGTACTTCAAGCTCAACGGCAACCTCAAGGGCGTCGACATCAACGCCCAGCTCGGCACCGACCGCCCGCAGAACGTCGACAACGGCTCGGAGGACATCCTGGTCCTCGGCTCGGACTCGCGGGCCGGCGCCAACAAGGAGTACGGCACGGACGACGGCGGAGCCCGCTCCGACACCGCGATGATCGTCCACGTCTACCAGGGCCACAAGAGCGCGAGCGTCGTCTCCATCCCGCGCGACACCCTGGTCACGCGCCCCTCCTGCACCACCGACGACGGCAAGAGCGACCCCGGCGGCAAGCGCCAGATGTTCAACACGGCGTACGAGGTCGGCGGCCCGGTCTGCGCCGTCAAGACCGTCGAGCAGATGTCCGGCATCCGCATGGACCACTACGTCGAGGTCGACTTCACCGGCTTCAAGAAGCTCATCGACCAGCTCGGCGGGGTGCCCGTCACCACCAACAAGCCGATCAAGGACGACAAGAGCCACCTCGACCTGCCGGCCGGCAAGCACACCCTCAACGGCGAGCAGGCGCTCGGCCTCGTACGGACCCGCCACGGCGTGGTCGGCGACGGCAGCGACCTGGGCCGTATCCAGCTCCAGCAGGCCTTCATCAAGGCGCTGATCAGCCAGGTCAAGAGCGTCGGCGTCTTCGGCAACCCCGCCAGGCTCTACGGTCTCGCCGACGCCGCCACCAAGGCGATCACCACCGACACCGATCTGAGCTCGGTGAACTCGCTGATCGGTTTCGCGAGCGGCCTCAAGGGGCTGGACGCGTCCAACGTCAAGATGATCACGCTGCCGGTGCAGTACGACAAGCGCGACCCCAACCGCGTCAGCCCTCTGGAGGAGCAGTCGCGCCAGGTGTGGGACGCCCTCGCCAAGGACCAGCCGATCCCGGCGTCCGCCACCGCCGACTCGGCGGGCGACAAGGGCACGGCCGGTGGCTACGTGGCTGGTCAGTAG
- the rpmE gene encoding 50S ribosomal protein L31, with product MKRDIHPEYVETQVSCTCGAAFTTRSTIGGGSIRAEICSECHPFYTGKQKIMDTGGRVARFEARFGKAAAGSAQK from the coding sequence TTGAAGCGCGACATCCACCCCGAGTACGTCGAGACCCAGGTCAGCTGCACCTGTGGCGCGGCTTTCACCACCCGTAGCACGATCGGCGGCGGCTCCATCCGCGCCGAAATCTGCTCCGAGTGCCACCCGTTCTACACGGGCAAGCAGAAGATCATGGACACCGGCGGCCGCGTGGCCCGCTTCGAGGCCCGCTTCGGCAAGGCCGCTGCCGGCTCCGCCCAGAAGTAG
- the prfA gene encoding peptide chain release factor 1, whose amino-acid sequence MFEAVEDLIGEHADLETKLADPSVHADQANARKLNKRYAELTPIVGTYRAWKQAGEDIETAREFAADDPDFAAEVKDLTAQREELTEKLRLLLVPRDPSDDKDVLLEIKAGAGGDESALFAGDLLRMYLRYAERVGWKTEIIDSTESDQGGYKDVQVAVKTKGGQGATEPGQGVWARMKYEGGVHRVQRVPATESQGRIHTSAAGVLVTPEAEEVDVEINMNDLRIDVYRSSGPGGQSVNTTDSAVRITHIPTGVVASCQNEKSQLQNKEQAMRILRSRLLAAAQEAAEQEAADARRSQVRTVDRSEKIRTYNFPENRISDHRVGFKAYNLDQVLDGDLDAMIQACVDADSAAKLAAAQ is encoded by the coding sequence ATGTTCGAAGCGGTCGAGGACCTGATCGGCGAGCACGCCGATCTCGAGACGAAGCTCGCCGACCCTTCGGTCCACGCCGATCAGGCCAACGCGCGCAAGCTGAACAAGCGCTACGCCGAGCTGACGCCGATCGTGGGGACCTACCGCGCCTGGAAGCAGGCCGGCGAGGACATCGAGACGGCCCGGGAGTTCGCGGCCGACGACCCCGACTTCGCCGCCGAGGTCAAGGACCTGACAGCGCAGCGCGAGGAGCTGACCGAAAAGCTCCGCCTGCTCCTGGTCCCGCGCGACCCGAGCGACGACAAGGACGTACTCCTGGAGATCAAGGCGGGTGCGGGCGGTGACGAGTCGGCCCTGTTCGCCGGCGACCTCCTGCGCATGTATCTGCGCTACGCCGAGCGCGTCGGCTGGAAGACCGAGATCATCGACTCCACCGAGTCCGACCAGGGCGGCTACAAGGACGTCCAGGTCGCCGTGAAGACCAAGGGCGGCCAGGGCGCAACCGAACCCGGCCAGGGCGTCTGGGCGCGGATGAAGTACGAGGGCGGTGTGCACCGCGTGCAGCGCGTGCCGGCCACCGAGTCGCAGGGCCGCATCCACACCTCCGCCGCCGGCGTGCTGGTCACGCCCGAGGCCGAGGAGGTGGACGTCGAGATCAACATGAACGACCTGCGCATCGACGTGTACCGCTCCTCGGGTCCCGGCGGTCAGTCCGTCAACACCACCGACTCCGCCGTGCGCATCACGCACATCCCCACCGGCGTCGTCGCCTCCTGCCAGAACGAGAAGAGCCAGCTCCAGAACAAGGAGCAGGCCATGCGCATCCTGCGCTCGCGGCTGCTGGCCGCCGCCCAGGAGGCCGCCGAGCAGGAGGCCGCCGACGCCCGCCGCAGCCAGGTGCGCACCGTCGACCGCTCCGAGAAGATCCGGACGTACAACTTCCCGGAAAACCGCATCTCGGACCACCGGGTCGGCTTCAAGGCGTACAACTTGGACCAGGTCCTCGACGGCGACCTGGACGCCATGATCCAGGCCTGCGTCGACGCGGACTCCGCCGCCAAGCTCGCGGCCGCCCAGTAA
- the prmC gene encoding peptide chain release factor N(5)-glutamine methyltransferase, which yields MQQNSGGRTPGPRSVLLAEVAQATQRLADAGVPSPRFDAEELAAHIHGVKRGELHHVKDADFDARYWEAIARREAREPLQHITGRAFFRYLELHVGPGVFVPRPETESVVGWAIDAVRAMDVVEPLIVDLCTGSGAIALAMAQEVPRSRVHAVELSEDALAWTRKNVEGSRVVLHQGDALTALPELDGQVDLVISNPPYIPLTEWEYVAPEARDHDPELALFSGEDGLDTIRGIERTAHRLLRPGGLVVIEHADTQGGQVPWIFNEEAGWADAADHPDLNNRPRFATARKATP from the coding sequence GTGCAGCAAAACTCTGGGGGGCGAACCCCAGGCCCCCGAAGCGTGCTGCTTGCCGAAGTGGCCCAGGCCACCCAGCGGTTGGCCGACGCGGGCGTGCCCTCGCCGCGCTTCGACGCGGAAGAGCTCGCCGCGCACATCCACGGCGTGAAGCGGGGAGAGCTGCACCACGTCAAGGACGCGGACTTCGACGCCCGCTACTGGGAGGCCATCGCCCGCCGCGAGGCGCGTGAGCCGCTTCAGCACATCACCGGCCGCGCCTTCTTCCGCTACCTCGAACTCCACGTCGGGCCAGGGGTGTTCGTGCCCCGCCCGGAGACGGAGTCGGTGGTGGGCTGGGCCATAGACGCCGTCCGCGCGATGGACGTCGTCGAGCCGTTGATCGTCGACCTGTGCACGGGCTCGGGCGCCATCGCGCTCGCCATGGCGCAGGAGGTGCCGCGTTCGCGCGTGCACGCCGTGGAGCTGTCCGAGGACGCCCTGGCGTGGACACGGAAGAACGTCGAGGGGTCCCGCGTCGTTCTCCACCAGGGCGACGCCCTCACCGCGCTGCCCGAGCTCGACGGTCAGGTCGACCTGGTCATCTCCAACCCGCCGTACATCCCGCTCACCGAGTGGGAGTACGTCGCCCCCGAGGCCCGCGACCACGATCCCGAACTCGCGCTGTTCTCCGGTGAGGACGGTCTCGACACCATCCGGGGCATCGAACGCACCGCGCACCGCCTCCTGCGGCCCGGCGGGCTCGTCGTCATCGAGCACGCCGACACCCAGGGCGGCCAAGTGCCGTGGATCTTCAACGAGGAGGCCGGCTGGGCGGACGCGGCCGACCACCCCGACCTGAACAACCGCCCGCGCTTCGCCACCGCCCGCAAGGCCACACCGTGA
- a CDS encoding L-threonylcarbamoyladenylate synthase — protein MARRYDCNDATDRTTGLREAAAAVRRGELVVLPTDTVYGIGADAFSSQAVTDLLDAKGRGRNMPTPVLIGSPNTLHGLVTDFTEQAWELVDAFWPGALTLVTRHQPSLQWDLGDTRGTVAIRMPLHPVAIELLTEVGPMAVSSANLTGHPSPEDCDAAQGMLGDSVSVYLDGGPTPGIVPSSIVDVTGKVPVLLRAGALDADELRKVVPDLEVAN, from the coding sequence ATGGCTCGGCGATACGACTGCAACGACGCGACGGACCGCACCACCGGTCTGCGTGAAGCCGCTGCCGCCGTCCGCCGCGGCGAGCTCGTGGTGCTGCCGACGGACACCGTGTACGGCATCGGCGCGGACGCCTTCAGCTCGCAGGCCGTCACCGACCTGCTCGACGCCAAGGGCCGGGGCCGCAACATGCCCACGCCCGTGCTCATCGGCTCGCCCAACACCCTGCACGGCCTGGTCACCGACTTCACCGAGCAGGCCTGGGAGCTCGTCGACGCGTTCTGGCCGGGCGCCCTGACCCTGGTCACGCGCCACCAGCCGTCCCTCCAGTGGGACCTCGGCGACACCCGGGGCACCGTCGCCATCCGGATGCCGCTGCACCCCGTCGCCATCGAGCTGCTGACCGAGGTCGGCCCGATGGCCGTGTCCTCGGCCAACCTCACCGGTCACCCCTCGCCCGAGGACTGCGACGCGGCCCAGGGCATGCTCGGCGACTCCGTCTCGGTGTACCTGGACGGCGGCCCCACCCCGGGCATCGTGCCCTCCTCCATCGTGGACGTGACCGGCAAGGTCCCGGTGCTGCTGCGCGCCGGCGCGCTCGACGCGGACGAGCTGCGCAAGGTGGTACCCGACCTCGAGGTGGCCAATTGA
- a CDS encoding protein-tyrosine-phosphatase, translating to MTAPEGRGIGTVHPTVDSFRILHVSTGNVCRSPITERLTRHALSDRLGDPFTGGLIVESAGTWGHEGAPMEANAAAVLADFGADATGFTGRELLDEHVITADLVLTATRDHRAQVISMGHSAGLRTFTLKEFTRLVRAIDPATLPDPLQEGMVERARALVRAAAALRGWLLAPSAEADEVNDPYGAPITFFRSIGDEINQALDPVVTALTGVSTHR from the coding sequence TTGACCGCCCCTGAGGGGCGTGGCATAGGCACGGTCCACCCAACGGTGGACTCGTTCCGCATCCTCCACGTCAGCACCGGCAACGTCTGCCGCTCGCCGATCACCGAGCGGCTGACCCGCCATGCCCTGAGCGACCGCCTCGGGGACCCGTTCACGGGTGGCCTCATCGTGGAGAGCGCCGGCACCTGGGGGCACGAGGGCGCCCCGATGGAGGCCAACGCCGCCGCCGTGCTCGCCGACTTCGGGGCGGACGCCACCGGCTTCACCGGGCGCGAACTCCTCGACGAGCACGTCATCACCGCCGACCTGGTCCTCACCGCGACCCGGGACCACCGCGCCCAGGTCATCTCGATGGGCCACTCGGCGGGCCTGCGCACCTTCACCCTGAAGGAGTTCACGCGCCTGGTGCGGGCCATAGACCCGGCCACCCTGCCCGATCCGCTCCAGGAGGGCATGGTCGAGCGGGCCAGGGCCCTGGTGCGGGCCGCTGCGGCGCTGCGCGGGTGGCTGCTCGCGCCCAGCGCGGAAGCCGACGAGGTCAACGATCCCTACGGCGCCCCGATCACGTTCTTCCGCTCCATCGGCGACGAGATCAACCAGGCGCTCGACCCGGTCGTGACCGCGCTGACGGGCGTCTCGACCCACCGCTGA
- the glyA gene encoding serine hydroxymethyltransferase, with the protein MSVTSAVGTELAGLDAVRRQDPDMADVLLGEAERQATSLQLIAAENFTSSAVRAALGSHLGNKYAEGYPGARHHGGCEVVDVAERVAVERAKALFGAAHANVQTHSGTSAVLAAYAALLKPGDTVLAMGLPYGGHLTHGSPANFSGRWFDFVGYGVEPDTGLIDYGEVWDLAAEHRPRAIVCGSIAYPRHPDYRAFREIADDVGAYLIADAAHPMGLIAGGAAPSPVPYADVVCATTHKVLRGPRGGLVLCGADLAARIDRAVFPFTQGGAQMHTIAAKAIAFGEAATPAFTAYAHQVVVNARTLAEGLLAEGFGVATGGTDTHLVLADPAPFGVDGRAARGRLAGAGLVLDSCALPHAEARGIRLGTAAVTTQGMGETEMARIAVLFAMAMREDPRARAGVRELAERFPPP; encoded by the coding sequence ATGTCCGTCACGTCCGCAGTTGGCACTGAACTCGCCGGGCTCGACGCCGTGAGGCGGCAGGACCCCGACATGGCCGACGTGCTGCTCGGTGAGGCCGAGCGGCAGGCCACCTCGCTCCAGCTGATCGCCGCCGAGAACTTCACCTCGTCGGCCGTGCGCGCCGCTCTCGGCTCGCACCTGGGCAACAAGTACGCCGAGGGGTATCCCGGCGCCCGCCACCACGGCGGCTGCGAGGTCGTCGACGTCGCCGAACGCGTCGCAGTCGAACGCGCCAAAGCCCTCTTCGGGGCCGCCCACGCCAACGTACAGACGCATTCGGGCACTTCGGCGGTGCTCGCGGCCTACGCGGCGCTCCTGAAGCCGGGAGACACCGTTCTGGCGATGGGCCTGCCCTACGGCGGACATCTCACGCACGGCTCACCCGCCAACTTCTCGGGGCGCTGGTTCGACTTCGTCGGCTACGGCGTCGAGCCCGACACCGGGCTCATCGACTACGGCGAGGTGTGGGACCTGGCGGCCGAGCACCGGCCCCGGGCCATCGTGTGCGGCTCCATCGCCTACCCCCGCCACCCGGACTACCGGGCCTTCCGGGAGATCGCGGACGACGTGGGCGCCTACCTCATCGCGGACGCCGCGCACCCCATGGGCCTGATCGCGGGAGGAGCTGCGCCGAGCCCTGTCCCGTACGCCGACGTGGTGTGCGCGACCACCCACAAGGTGCTGCGCGGCCCGCGCGGCGGGCTCGTCCTGTGCGGCGCCGACCTCGCCGCCCGCATCGACCGCGCCGTCTTCCCCTTCACGCAGGGCGGCGCGCAGATGCACACCATCGCGGCGAAGGCGATCGCCTTCGGCGAGGCGGCCACGCCCGCCTTCACCGCCTACGCCCACCAGGTCGTCGTCAACGCCCGCACCCTCGCCGAGGGCCTGCTCGCCGAGGGGTTCGGGGTGGCCACCGGTGGCACCGACACCCACCTCGTGCTCGCCGACCCCGCGCCGTTCGGCGTCGACGGCCGCGCCGCGCGCGGGCGCCTCGCCGGCGCCGGCCTCGTCCTGGACAGCTGCGCGCTGCCGCATGCCGAGGCCCGCGGCATCCGGCTCGGCACCGCCGCCGTCACCACCCAGGGCATGGGGGAGACGGAGATGGCCAGAATCGCGGTGCTGTTCGCGATGGCGATGCGCGAGGATCCGAGGGCGCGGGCGGGCGTACGGGAGCTGGCGGAACGGTTTCCTCCTCCTTAA
- a CDS encoding MraY family glycosyltransferase, which produces MGQPVREYLLTLCVTAAVTYLLTGPVRKFAIAVGAMPAIRARDVHREPTPRLGGIAMFGGLCAGLLVADHLDGLNAVFSQSNEPRALLSGAALIWLIGVLDDKFEIDALIKLGGQMIAAGVMVMQGLTILWLPIPGIGSVSLTSWQGTLLTVALVVITINAVNFVDGLDGLAAGMVCIASAAFFMYAYRLWYGYGIEAAAPATLFAAILMGMCLGFLPHNMHPARIFMGDSGSMLIGLVLAAGAISITGQVDPDAMKLNFGGTRDATHAMLPVFIPLLMPLTIIAIPMADLVLAIVRRTWNGQSPFAADRGHLHHRLLEIGHSHSRAVLIMYFWSALIAFGAVAYSVHSASMWIVLMIVALSAVGLVLLLLPRFTPRAPRWAERFVPPRYRRVKGGASAASRGAAAHEEADEEGTAQDDEAAEAAEERTPVAAGVSGVNGATAIGPRSRFPDRRKTGASR; this is translated from the coding sequence CTGGGGCAGCCCGTGCGTGAATACCTGCTGACGCTCTGCGTCACGGCCGCGGTGACCTATCTGCTCACCGGGCCGGTGCGGAAGTTCGCCATCGCCGTGGGCGCGATGCCGGCGATCCGTGCGCGCGACGTGCACCGGGAGCCGACGCCGAGACTCGGCGGCATCGCCATGTTCGGCGGCCTGTGCGCGGGACTGCTGGTCGCCGACCATCTCGACGGGCTGAACGCGGTCTTCAGCCAGTCCAACGAACCACGGGCGCTGCTGTCGGGCGCGGCCCTGATCTGGCTGATCGGCGTCCTGGACGACAAGTTCGAGATCGACGCCCTGATCAAGCTCGGCGGACAGATGATCGCCGCAGGCGTCATGGTGATGCAGGGTCTGACCATCCTGTGGCTGCCCATCCCCGGTATCGGCTCGGTCTCGCTGACCTCCTGGCAGGGCACCCTGCTCACGGTGGCCCTCGTCGTGATCACCATCAACGCGGTGAACTTCGTGGACGGCCTCGACGGCCTGGCCGCAGGCATGGTGTGCATCGCCTCCGCGGCGTTCTTCATGTACGCCTACCGGCTCTGGTACGGGTACGGAATCGAGGCGGCCGCCCCCGCCACCCTCTTCGCCGCCATCCTCATGGGCATGTGCCTGGGCTTCCTGCCGCACAACATGCACCCCGCGCGGATCTTCATGGGCGACTCGGGTTCGATGCTCATCGGGCTCGTCCTCGCCGCCGGCGCCATCTCCATCACGGGCCAGGTCGACCCGGACGCGATGAAGCTCAACTTCGGCGGCACCCGCGACGCCACCCACGCGATGCTGCCGGTCTTCATCCCGCTGCTCATGCCGCTGACGATCATCGCCATTCCGATGGCCGACCTGGTGCTCGCGATCGTGCGCAGGACCTGGAACGGACAGTCGCCGTTCGCGGCGGACCGCGGACACCTGCACCACCGGCTTCTGGAGATCGGGCACTCGCACAGCCGGGCGGTGCTGATCATGTACTTCTGGTCGGCGCTCATCGCGTTCGGCGCGGTCGCCTACTCGGTGCACTCGGCGTCGATGTGGATCGTGCTGATGATCGTCGCGCTGAGCGCGGTCGGGCTCGTCCTGCTGCTGCTGCCGCGGTTCACGCCGCGCGCCCCCCGGTGGGCCGAGCGGTTCGTGCCGCCGCGCTACCGACGGGTCAAGGGCGGCGCGTCGGCTGCCTCGCGCGGAGCGGCCGCTCACGAAGAGGCCGACGAGGAGGGGACGGCACAGGACGACGAGGCAGCCGAGGCGGCCGAGGAGCGTACTCCCGTGGCGGCCGGTGTCTCCGGCGTCAACGGAGCGACCGCCATCGGCCCCCGTTCGCGTTTCCCCGACCGACGGAAGACCGGTGCGTCGCGCTGA